GACCAAGCTGTACCCTGGAAATATAGAAAGAGTAGATCAATGCATAATATTTATCATCGCAAAGATAGTGAGAAAAGTATAGCGTCTGCAGATGAGGTGTTATCAGTTGATATAGAAAATAAGCGTTATCAATGcgaatacttaaaacaaaatgaaaattatttaaacgCAAGTTATGAGACACTAAGTAATATTAAGAAACCAGAGGAGACAGCTTCATTAAAAGACAAGAGAGCAAGAATGACACACAAAATTCATCACAAAACGTTTGATGAAACATTTAATCAAAAGCATGGCATAGAAATTTATCGCGAAAATTATGATAAAAAGGCAAAACCCTTGGACAGTAAAAGTCTCAGTATGAATAATTCTTCCACAGTGCTTTGTAAAACTACAGTTAGTAAATCTGAAATGGACATATTTAGCAAAACAGCTGTGAAAGTACCTCAACATGACTTGGACAAATATAAATCTTGCGAAGAATTACCGAAAATTAACGTAAAAAACGTCATATCTATTTTTGAATCTGCATCAAAATCAGTTACAGAACAAAAACTAGTGCGACGATCTTCAGTGAAGAATACAGGAGCGAATCCACTGCAAGTAGTCAGCCAACTTTTAGGTAACAAATAATTTATGTAGTGAATTAATTTACACTTAAAGTTAATATGGCGCGATCTGGAATGGAGATTATATACaggctgcttcctgtaacaggagcaataaattaaactaaaggctgtactcctcaaactgacgaaCATTTaatcagcaacttttaaaaattatgaatcctttagacttcctctttttcatacaaaataaatattgccttcaatgtacgctgacatcagtgtgtttgacgttgcttgtcatgctttaaacataacaaaatttgcaatacattgcgtcttagaataaactttaaagtgtaataaaaatcaaaacatgacttattttcaaaagttgctgaacaaatgttggtcagtttgaggagtacatcctacagttttatttattgctcctgttacaggaagcaccctgtatatatctcCATTCCAGATTACTAACTTTtactgtctcctccatatatTGTTTTCGTCGAAATAAATCATGTATAACAATGGCAAAAAAAAGGAGACTAGAATATAACCTGAAACTTATAActtatgattttattttcagATACTGCAAAACCTATCTGCACATCATCAAATTCAACGTCAACTTCATGTTCCCCACTGAACTCGTCTTCGTCGCGAATTTCTTCTTCACCGTCAACCTTACATTCTACACCTAACTCCACTCAATCCCATAGCGAATTTAAGCCAATAGAACCCCAAATCAGTCATAAACGATCAACTTGGGTTAAAAACCATGAAAAAGAAAGTGCAAATAAAAGTCTGGAAAGTGCAACAAGTATGGAATCCATCGATATAGAGATTATATCCATGTCTGACAAATGCAATCAAGGGTCTTATCAAAGCATTTCTGACATCGGAGTAGAAATTGTCGAGAGCAAATCAGAAATTTCCCCAGAACCAACACCTGATAGAGAAATCGTACCTGAGCTGAAAGATTACAAGTCTCGTTTCAAAATGGCCAAGAATTACTTCAAATCGCTGGAAGAGCTTAGAGAACCTAAGAAATCTTCAAAGCTAAATGAATGCGAGTTAATGCTATACAGCACTTCGGACGAGTCTCCTGAACACGAAAGACCGCAGAAAAGAGTCAAGAAAAACATAAAAGCCCATTCATTGCCATCTTCAGAAATATCCAAAGCTTGGGAGGAGATGCAAGAAAACCAGGGCAGTGCATCGAATAACAATAAACTAGTGAAGATATCAGAGAAATTCAATGTGGAAGATTTATTTAATGACGTGATGGAGGGTAAACTCAGTCGCCAGGGTAGTTTAAGAGGAATCCCACACAAAAAGGCAGTTTTAGAGACCTTTCGTTCTATGGAGAACGTGTCCGTCAATAAACTGAGCTCGTATGAAATGGCCGTGTCGCAGTTAAATCAGTAtgcaaaagaaaacaaaattaaaaacgcGCAGACTTATCTCACGGAGTACCCTTACTTACCTACGACCGACCCTTCCAAGTATCATTCACGGTTTGACGCTAAAGCCTCTGGTCTCATATCTATGAAGGAGCTACTCAATACGAAACCGAGAAGAAACAGTGTGCCAGACTTAAGACTAAATCCTACTTTCACCGTcgaattgtaattaaaaatacagGAGTGTTGTAGACAGCTAGATTTTAAATATAATGACAGTACAGTATTTACAGTACCTTATAGTGTAGACGATactcttaaaaacaataatttagttACGTAATGACATGTTATTAATGGgtaatataagcagttgttacAAATACACCAGTCTCTATAATTATATAGATTGTAAGAAAATTTATTGTACAACTGTACAGACATTGAATCTTTATTATTAGCACTAAGATTATATTGTAGCTATTTATTACTTTGACAATAAATTTAAGTTAATGAATACACTATTTTATTACCTTCATTTAATTGGGCTGTGCTTGGGTTTGgattaatgaaaaaatgaaTACAAATATCAAAATGAAAAATGCAACACTAAAACGTATTATTAACGTATATTATTTACACTGTTATTAACTTGAGATCTCGGTAATATTTTATTGGTTTATATCAAATTAGAATGAACAATATAAAGTATATTTGAACTAAATCATAATTGACGAATTACAGTATTGATTCAAGGTTAAAATTACTTGATTCGAAAATTAATTGTCGTTCTTAGGCAAAACAGAATAGAACtattcatcatttagtactTTACCgtaaccactgacaatccaacctctagactgagcttaggccaattctttcatgaaaccgatgctgccaaaaatacgggggtgcgggaggacgaggtgagcgaatcccgtgccgtgattggtccgttcaaagacacggaccaatcacggcacgggattgactcgaagatggagtaacgctaccgtatgtctggcagagggggtagcgcgactatgctatgtctagaggttggattgtctgtgaccgTAACCAACAAGATTGAACTAAATTTTACTTGATATGTATCTGCACATAAGTAGAGGCGGAGTCCGCTCGCCGCCACTTGAGCCAGGCCTGCAACTTGGGGTCGTTCCGGTCGCCTCTGGCCTCTAACTGCTGGTAATAGGCCTCGCGTATTATCCGGAAGGCGTCTACGCTTCGGTATGGCAGCTTTGTGATGGGATCTATGTAACGCGCTGGTTTCCTGTCAAAAGAATGGTTAATTTagacaagtaggtatatatctaaAAGCTACGGTGTTTTCCTACTGGCTATGGGAGAACTGTTTGGTAGTAAAGTAACTGAGTAGGATGAGATTATTTTCAAGGGCGTCGCCTGAGGGGAGCAGGCACGCATTTCTCAAAAGATCTTCGTGAAATATTCTGAACAGGTTCGATGGGTAATTAGGTATATGGATGTTTTTTTTCGATTCATATTTtggaattttttcaaaatggcggagccatatGAGTTCCCGAGCTCACAGAGCCGctagtaaataaatacagatacatACTTGGTGACAGCACACAGCATGTCTTGTCTTCTCCTGGGCTTGTTCAGTCGATAGCACTTGTTGAACGCCTTGTCCTTTAGATCGTTCTCGAACGTGAGAAGTGTCCTCTCGTAGGCCGGTTTTGGTTTAACATAGGCCTTAGCTTTCTTGGGCTTCACTTCTGTGCTgtaatgtcaaaaattaaaagttaagGTAAGCAATGGGAAACGTAAGCCGGTGCTCATCAatgttagtgcttgaaaatggatATGTAGGCTCTCCGAAATATCTCGAACGAGTGACTAAGGCCCTTCGCACAGGCAGCTACTCAAAAGTGACGGAACTAATAATATCATAATTTCAAACCAGGTGGAAACTGTACCTCGCACACCGATACTACTCAAGTTGCAAGGTTTCAGTCAGTTCCGTTTTTTCTGCTCACAAAAGCACACGGTTAACAAGgggaaaatattagaaaaaaaaaaacaaactcaGGTAACCTAACCAGTAGCGCGGCGACCGGTACGCGCGATCAGTTGCTAACGCGTTACCACCGCGTTACCAACCGGTTAGTTTCTAGTCGCGTCCTGTGCGAACCTCAATGAGAATGTATGGGCGGTGACGCTCACGCAACTCGTTAGTAATTTAAGTTTCTAACTAGTTTTCTTTGAGTATTGTTCAGGTACTTAATACTTACACAACATCATCGATTTTGAACTCTTCATCGGGCCCTATAACGTCTATCTCAATCTTGGTGGGGTTCAGGCTGGGCATGCTGTCCGTGTCGTGATGGACCTCAGGCTTAGGCTCCTCTGGTTTGGGCTCCTCCGCCACCGGCACCTCTTCCATGTCTATGTCGCAGGGTGTTATTAAACCTGAAAACgttaaattagatatatttGTCTAAAGCCTCATCGTAAGTATCCGGCCTCGGCCACTGGAGAACCTGGTAAATTTTtctttagtaagtacctaaataaaaattatttcagtttatagatACGAGTAAACTTGCCTAAGTcgttaagggtggtattccatttGTCCAATATTTGATCAAATTTGAATTTGCGTCTATCATTTTGCTTAATGacagagtgagacgcaatgcacatttgaTCAAATATTGGACAGGTAGAATACCACCCTTACATGTTTGGGTAGAAGCACTTGATGAAAATTGAAGCACTCAAATACATCTCTACTATTCTCTGTTATAGGTAGATTTCACTTAGATTCAGAATGCGATGCGATGGGCGAGCGAGATAGCGCTATGCATTGTAATTATAGCGTTGTCACTGGACCGGATTCGACGCCAGTGTGACCGCTATTAATACTCGCTCGTAATCTGCATACGCTGCGTCTTATATAAGCGAaacgaacgcgaagcgaagcggcgcggcgcggtgcggagggcccacggcgttcgaaacgagatcgcccacgtaggacacttttATAggcatcaaaggattgattcaccccgcgccgcatcgcttcgcttcgcgttcgcgtgttgttcgcctacgtagtacgctgcgatAGTATGAAatcttctatgtatttatgagcGGCGTTTCACTAGACTAGAGTATAATTATGACAGGCATTTCGAATACTGTAATATACATTTAAATCAATTTAGTAATAGAATAGTTCACTGGAGCAAGGTACTAACCTTCCTCACTTTTAATGATATCACTCAAAGTGATATCCGTTACTAAGTTGTCAGGCTCTTCCGATTCTAGTGGCACTGCAAATGAGTGATATCTGAAAAACAAGCAAACAAATGACCTAGATATTGTCTTTAAACGAAAAATATCTGTCTGCCCGACTTTAAAAGTGTCTCTAATTGCTAAATGTGAGGTAGGAGTCACtcacaaaaaataaatttacagtgaaacctggttattTGGCACCTGGATGAATGCAAAACCTCAATTTGCATTTTGCACCCAGGTCCCGGATTTGGGGATTTGGTTGCAATTATTaaggttttgcatttatccaggtgccaattaaccaggtttcactgtaaatttattttttgtgcGTGACTCCTACCTCACATTTAGCAATTAGAGGTACATATTGTgcctttattgtttttttttcagcatcTTTTGCAAATCCTAATGAACTTCTGTTTATGAAAAATGTGTGCTGGTATCCAAAACTAACAAAAAAGGCGATGCTTTTGACGTGTTTTTGTCATTTTTCTGTTCACTTAGGTGTGAGCATAAATGCTAAGGGCAGGCGTAGCGCAGGCactttatatatttatacggcgttattcataatcgTCTGCTaaattaatcagctgatgatcgtcgtttgtccctctctatagcataacgacagatagggacaaacgacgatcatcaactgattaagttagcagccgtttatgaataaccctAATAGTTGTTAAACTATACCCGTTACCTTAACCCTCTTGCTTTGAATTATCATAATTACCTGATGACTGGACCTGTTATAGCCTTTTTAGTTGGTCTTACTTTTTTCCTTTCAAGTTCAATCTGCTCAAATCGCTCTGTAAAAGAAATAATATCATACATTAATTCTTTTCAAAGTCAATatccagggccggatctagggtagagcgagtggagcggccgctctaggcgccaaatGGTAGGGGGGCGCAAAAATGGCAAATCCTGTGAAAACATACATCATGGAAAAAACAGACGGGTAACTACAGAACCTAATACTGAACATGGAGTGCCAAAACTTAATCTTGCTCTACCCTGATCGTGTATCAGAATCGGAATCAGAACTCGTTTATTGCCTATTAGTGTTTACGCCTTTCAATTCCCGCAGGATTGTGTCAGCTAACTTGTGTTTAAGAAAGTACTCGGGCCGGCGCTGTCAATATCCAAGGCTCATTTAAGATGCCAGGAGAATGTGGAGGGTTCTGTAATAGGGTAGCAGAATGAATAGGAGTTATGCATAACAATTATACCTAAGCTCTTCAAGTTTTCCTGTTCCGTTATGAGTGCCTCTTCTAATAATTCCTCCTGCGATGGCATTTTTTCTTCCACTTTCTTTGGTTTCTTTTTTTTCAATTCAGACCTTATTTTTATCCTTTGCTGTGTTTCTAATGATTTTACTGCTGTACTTTTCCTTATAGATTTTCGGCCTGTAAACAATCACATCAACAACatcttatattaaaaaaaaatgtttatggaaGTAGGTGTACCTGCCTACAGATTGCACATGTACATACATCAATACCAATTAAGATGGGAGTAAGCATAATGTATAATACTTCCgtacatttttgtttatttttattttgtttcttaGAATAACAAGATAGGTAATGAACTAATGACATTGTAATGATGAGCTATACAAGTTTTCACAGGTAGATACGAGTACATAGTCTTACAGtaaccttttattttatttacaagccCATCATGTCCCATTCCTGGGCTACAACCTACCTTTATAGCATTTACCAGTAAAACCATGTAcatatcataataataatgtcTGAATTGTGTCAGCTAAAAGTGTGAATGACAGTATGACACTCTTAGAAATAGTACACACCTATAGAGTCATTTAATGATTGTTcgaaatcttcatctttctTATATTTATGTTTCTCTGGTTTATCTTCTTTCACTCTTTTTACAACCTCTTTTCTGGGTGCAGCTGTCTTCTTTTTCTTGGGGTCCTGgattaattattgtattttacgGATTAAAAT
The sequence above is a segment of the Cydia amplana chromosome 2, ilCydAmpl1.1, whole genome shotgun sequence genome. Coding sequences within it:
- the LOC134659427 gene encoding vacuolar protein sorting-associated protein 72 homolog, which gives rise to MAQREKRANAGNRMAKLLDDEEEDDFYKTTYGGFQETEEDKDYIEEREADDVVDSDFDIDENDDPVSDQEVEEKRKRAVGTKAYKDPKKKKTAAPRKEVVKRVKEDKPEKHKYKKDEDFEQSLNDSIGRKSIRKSTAVKSLETQQRIKIRSELKKKKPKKVEEKMPSQEELLEEALITEQENLKSLERFEQIELERKKVRPTKKAITGPVIRYHSFAVPLESEEPDNLVTDITLSDIIKSEEGLITPCDIDMEEVPVAEEPKPEEPKPEVHHDTDSMPSLNPTKIEIDVIGPDEEFKIDDVVTEVKPKKAKAYVKPKPAYERTLLTFENDLKDKAFNKCYRLNKPRRRQDMLCAVTKKPARYIDPITKLPYRSVDAFRIIREAYYQQLEARGDRNDPKLQAWLKWRRADSASTYVQIHIK